A single genomic interval of Zingiber officinale cultivar Zhangliang chromosome 4A, Zo_v1.1, whole genome shotgun sequence harbors:
- the LOC121970166 gene encoding coatomer subunit beta'-1-like isoform X1 produces MPLRLDIKRKLAQRSERVKSVDLHPTEPWILASLYSGTVGIWNYQSQTMVKSFEVTELPVRSAKFVARKQWVVAGADDMFIRVYNYNTMDKVKVFEAHTDYIRCVAVHPTLPYVLSSSDDMLIKLWDWEKGWMCTQIFEGHSHYVMQVTFNPKDTNTFASASLDRTVKIWNLGSPDPNFTLDAHSKGVNCVDYFTGGDRPYLITGSDDQTAKVWDYQTKSCIQTLEGHTHNVSAVCFHPELPIIITGSEDGTVRIWHATTYRLENTLNYGLERVWAIGYMKGSRRVVIGYDEGTIMVKIGREVPVASMEGSGKIIWAKHTEIQTVNIKTIGADYEVTDGERLPLAVKELGSCDLYPQSLKHNPNGRFVVVCGDGEYIIYTALAWRNRSFGSALEFVWSSDGEYAIRESTSRIKIFSKTFQERKSIRPTFSAEHIYGGILLAMCSNDFICFYDWAECRLIRRIDVGVKNLYWADSGDLLVISSDTSFYILKYNRDVVSSYLENGKPADDDGVEEAFELLHEVNERVRTGIWVGDCFIYNNSSWRLNYCVGGEVTTMFHLDRPMYLLGYLASQSRVYLIDKEFNVMGYTLLLSLIEYKTLVTRGDLERAKGILPSIPKEHHNSVAHFLESRGMVEDALEVATDPNYRFDLALQLGQLEIAKEIAIDVQSESKWKQLGELAMSTGKLEMAEECLSHAMDLSGLLLLYSAIGDAEGITKLASLAKEQGKNNVAFLCLFMLGKLEGCLQLLVESNRIPEAALMARSYLPSKVSEIVSVWKKDLSKVNSKAADSLADPEEYPNLFEHWQIALAVESNLAPNRGKYPPSEEYLSYVEKSNINLVEAFRRMQVDEESTPLENGDYGHEVIQEDGVEEIPEEPVEVDVDDSTDSSVLVNGNEGEEQWVLTPHQ; encoded by the exons CCTCTCAGATTAGACATCAAG AGGAAACTTGCTCAAAGGTCAGAAAGGGTAAAATCTGTGGATCTTCATCCAACTGAGCCATG GATTCTTGCGAGTCTTTATTCTGGAACAGTTGGTATCTGGAACTATCAGTCACAG ACAATGGTAAAATCTTTTGAAGTAACTGAACTACCAG TGAGATCTGCAAAATTTGTAGCACGCAAACAGTGGGTGGTGGCTGGTGCAGATGATATGTTTATCCGTGTCTACAATTACAACACAATGGACAAAGTTAAAGTATTTGAGGCGCATACAGACTACATTAGGTGTGTGGCTGTACATCCAACCCTGCCATATGTGTTGTCATCATCAGACGACATGTTGATAAAGCTTTGGGACTGGGAGAAGGGTTGGATGTGTACCCAAATTTTTGAAGGACACTCTCATTATGTGATGCAAGTGACCTTTAATCCAAAGGACACCAATACTTTTGCAAGTGCCTCGTTGGACCGAACAGTAAAG ATTTGGAATCTTGGTTCTCCTGACCCAAATTTTACATTAGATGCTCATTCCAAAGGAGTCAACTGTGTTGATTATTTTACTGGAGGCGATAGGCCATATTTGATTACTGGTTCTGATGATCAGACTGCCAAG GTTTGGGACTACCAAACTAAGAGTTGTATACAAACACTCGAAGGCCATACCCATAACGTCTCTGCTGTATGTTTCCATCCTGAGCTTCCAATTATAATAACAGGTTCAGAGGATGGAACTGTTAGAATTTGGCATGCAACTACCTATAG ACTTGAGAATACATTAAACTATGGTCTGGAACGAGTTTGGGCTATTGGATACATGAAAGGATCAAGGAG AGTTGTAATAGGATATGATGAAGGAACCATTATGGTGAAGATTGGTCGTGAAGTTCCAGTTGCCAGCATGGAGGGCAGTGGAAAAATTATTTGGGCAAAGCACACTGAGATTCAAACAGTTAATATCAAGACAATTGGAGCAGACTATGAG GTCACAGATGGTGAAAGATTGCCTTTAGCTGTCAAGGAATTGGGAAGCTGTGATCTGTACCCACAA AGCTTGAAGCATAACCCAAATGGAAGATTTGTTGTTGTCTGTGGAGATGGAGAATACATTATATATACTGCATTGGCATGGAGAAATAGATCATTTGGATCTGCATTGGAATTTGTCTGGTCTTCTGATGGAGAGTATGCAATCAGGGAAAGTACATCAAGAATTAAGATATTCAGTAAAACCTTCCAG GAGAGAAAAAGCATACGGCCAACCTTTTCTGCTGAGCATATTTATGGAGGAATACTATTAGCAATGTGCTCCAATGACTTCATTTGTTTTTATGATTGGGCTGAATGTAGATTAATACGTCGGATTGATGTTGGTGTTAAG AACCTGTATTGGGCTGATAGTGGTGATCTTCTAGTCATATCAAGTGATACATCATTCTACATACTGAAATACAAT CGAGATGTTGTTTCCTCTTACCTAGAAAATGGTAAGCCGGCAGATGATGATGGGGTAGAAGAGGCATTTGAGCTTCTGCATGAAGTAAATGAACGTGTTCGAACTGGTATATGGGTTGGTGACTGTTTCATTTATAATAATTCTTCTTGGCGACTAAATTATTGTGTTGGTGGCGAG GTCACCACCATGTTTCATTTGGACCGCCCTATGTACTTGCTGGGATATCTTGCTAGTCAAAGTCGGGTGTATCTTATTGACAAGGAGTTCAA TGTTATGGGCTATACCTTACTCCTCAGTTTGATTGAGTATAAAACTCTTGTTACACGTGGGGATCTAGAACGTGCCAAAGGAATTTTGCCATCGATTCCAAAGGAACATCACAATAG TGTGGCACATTTCTTGGAATCCCGGGGAATGGTAGAGGATGCTCTTGAGGTAGCAACTGATCCTAATTACAGATTTGATTTAGCTCTTCAGCTTGGTCAATTGGAAATTGCAAAG GAGATTGCTATTGATGTACAAAGTGAATCTAAGTGGAAGCAGTTGGGAGAGCTGGCTATGTCTACTGGAAAG TTAGAGATGGCTGAGGAATGCCTATCACACGCTATGGATTTGAGTGGGTTGTTGCTTCTTTACTCGGCCATTGGTGATGCTGAAGGGATAACAAAACTTGCATCTCTCGCAAAAGAACAAGGAAAAAATAATGTTGCATTTCTTTGTCTATTCATGCTAGGTAAACTGGAAGGTTGCCTTCAGTTATTGGTAGAGAG TAATCGCATTCCAGAAGCTGCTCTGATGGCGAGGTCGTATCTTCCAAGTAAAGTATCAGAAATAGTATCAGTTTGGAAAAAGGATCTTAGTAAG GTCAATTCAAAAGCTGCTGATTCTTTGGCTGATCCTGAAGAGTACCCTAATTTATTTGAGCATTGGCAGATTGCTTTGGCTGTTGAGTCAAATCTTGCTCCTAACAG GGGTAAGTATCCTCCATCTGAGGAATACTTGAGCTATGTGGAAAAGTCCAATATTAATCTTGTGGAAGCTTTTAGAAGAATGCAAGTTGATGAAGAGAGCACGCCTCTTGAAAACGGTGACTATGGCCATGAG GTGATACAGGAGGATGGGGTAGAGGAGATCCCAGAGGAACCTGTTGAAGTTGATGTAGATGATTCGACTGATAGCTCAGTGCTTGTCAATGGGAATGAGGGTGAGGAACAGTGGG TGCTAACTCCGCACCAATAG
- the LOC121970166 gene encoding coatomer subunit beta'-1-like isoform X2 produces the protein MPLRLDIKRKLAQRSERVKSVDLHPTEPWILASLYSGTVGIWNYQSQTMVKSFEVTELPVRSAKFVARKQWVVAGADDMFIRVYNYNTMDKVKVFEAHTDYIRCVAVHPTLPYVLSSSDDMLIKLWDWEKGWMCTQIFEGHSHYVMQVTFNPKDTNTFASASLDRTVKIWNLGSPDPNFTLDAHSKGVNCVDYFTGGDRPYLITGSDDQTAKVWDYQTKSCIQTLEGHTHNVSAVCFHPELPIIITGSEDGTVRIWHATTYRLENTLNYGLERVWAIGYMKGSRRVVIGYDEGTIMVKIGREVPVASMEGSGKIIWAKHTEIQTVNIKTIGADYEVTDGERLPLAVKELGSCDLYPQSLKHNPNGRFVVVCGDGEYIIYTALAWRNRSFGSALEFVWSSDGEYAIRESTSRIKIFSKTFQERKSIRPTFSAEHIYGGILLAMCSNDFICFYDWAECRLIRRIDVGVKNLYWADSGDLLVISSDTSFYILKYNRDVVSSYLENGKPADDDGVEEAFELLHEVNERVRTGIWVGDCFIYNNSSWRLNYCVGGEVTTMFHLDRPMYLLGYLASQSRVYLIDKEFNVMGYTLLLSLIEYKTLVTRGDLERAKGILPSIPKEHHNSVAHFLESRGMVEDALEVATDPNYRFDLALQLGQLEIAKEIAIDVQSESKWKQLGELAMSTGKLEMAEECLSHAMDLSGLLLLYSAIGDAEGITKLASLAKEQGKNNVAFLCLFMLGKLEGCLQLLVESNRIPEAALMARSYLPSKVSEIVSVWKKDLSKVNSKAADSLADPEEYPNLFEHWQIALAVESNLAPNRGKYPPSEEYLSYVEKSNINLVEAFRRMQVDEESTPLENGDYGHEVIQEDGVEEIPEEPVEVDVDDSTDSSVLVNGNEVLTPHQ, from the exons CCTCTCAGATTAGACATCAAG AGGAAACTTGCTCAAAGGTCAGAAAGGGTAAAATCTGTGGATCTTCATCCAACTGAGCCATG GATTCTTGCGAGTCTTTATTCTGGAACAGTTGGTATCTGGAACTATCAGTCACAG ACAATGGTAAAATCTTTTGAAGTAACTGAACTACCAG TGAGATCTGCAAAATTTGTAGCACGCAAACAGTGGGTGGTGGCTGGTGCAGATGATATGTTTATCCGTGTCTACAATTACAACACAATGGACAAAGTTAAAGTATTTGAGGCGCATACAGACTACATTAGGTGTGTGGCTGTACATCCAACCCTGCCATATGTGTTGTCATCATCAGACGACATGTTGATAAAGCTTTGGGACTGGGAGAAGGGTTGGATGTGTACCCAAATTTTTGAAGGACACTCTCATTATGTGATGCAAGTGACCTTTAATCCAAAGGACACCAATACTTTTGCAAGTGCCTCGTTGGACCGAACAGTAAAG ATTTGGAATCTTGGTTCTCCTGACCCAAATTTTACATTAGATGCTCATTCCAAAGGAGTCAACTGTGTTGATTATTTTACTGGAGGCGATAGGCCATATTTGATTACTGGTTCTGATGATCAGACTGCCAAG GTTTGGGACTACCAAACTAAGAGTTGTATACAAACACTCGAAGGCCATACCCATAACGTCTCTGCTGTATGTTTCCATCCTGAGCTTCCAATTATAATAACAGGTTCAGAGGATGGAACTGTTAGAATTTGGCATGCAACTACCTATAG ACTTGAGAATACATTAAACTATGGTCTGGAACGAGTTTGGGCTATTGGATACATGAAAGGATCAAGGAG AGTTGTAATAGGATATGATGAAGGAACCATTATGGTGAAGATTGGTCGTGAAGTTCCAGTTGCCAGCATGGAGGGCAGTGGAAAAATTATTTGGGCAAAGCACACTGAGATTCAAACAGTTAATATCAAGACAATTGGAGCAGACTATGAG GTCACAGATGGTGAAAGATTGCCTTTAGCTGTCAAGGAATTGGGAAGCTGTGATCTGTACCCACAA AGCTTGAAGCATAACCCAAATGGAAGATTTGTTGTTGTCTGTGGAGATGGAGAATACATTATATATACTGCATTGGCATGGAGAAATAGATCATTTGGATCTGCATTGGAATTTGTCTGGTCTTCTGATGGAGAGTATGCAATCAGGGAAAGTACATCAAGAATTAAGATATTCAGTAAAACCTTCCAG GAGAGAAAAAGCATACGGCCAACCTTTTCTGCTGAGCATATTTATGGAGGAATACTATTAGCAATGTGCTCCAATGACTTCATTTGTTTTTATGATTGGGCTGAATGTAGATTAATACGTCGGATTGATGTTGGTGTTAAG AACCTGTATTGGGCTGATAGTGGTGATCTTCTAGTCATATCAAGTGATACATCATTCTACATACTGAAATACAAT CGAGATGTTGTTTCCTCTTACCTAGAAAATGGTAAGCCGGCAGATGATGATGGGGTAGAAGAGGCATTTGAGCTTCTGCATGAAGTAAATGAACGTGTTCGAACTGGTATATGGGTTGGTGACTGTTTCATTTATAATAATTCTTCTTGGCGACTAAATTATTGTGTTGGTGGCGAG GTCACCACCATGTTTCATTTGGACCGCCCTATGTACTTGCTGGGATATCTTGCTAGTCAAAGTCGGGTGTATCTTATTGACAAGGAGTTCAA TGTTATGGGCTATACCTTACTCCTCAGTTTGATTGAGTATAAAACTCTTGTTACACGTGGGGATCTAGAACGTGCCAAAGGAATTTTGCCATCGATTCCAAAGGAACATCACAATAG TGTGGCACATTTCTTGGAATCCCGGGGAATGGTAGAGGATGCTCTTGAGGTAGCAACTGATCCTAATTACAGATTTGATTTAGCTCTTCAGCTTGGTCAATTGGAAATTGCAAAG GAGATTGCTATTGATGTACAAAGTGAATCTAAGTGGAAGCAGTTGGGAGAGCTGGCTATGTCTACTGGAAAG TTAGAGATGGCTGAGGAATGCCTATCACACGCTATGGATTTGAGTGGGTTGTTGCTTCTTTACTCGGCCATTGGTGATGCTGAAGGGATAACAAAACTTGCATCTCTCGCAAAAGAACAAGGAAAAAATAATGTTGCATTTCTTTGTCTATTCATGCTAGGTAAACTGGAAGGTTGCCTTCAGTTATTGGTAGAGAG TAATCGCATTCCAGAAGCTGCTCTGATGGCGAGGTCGTATCTTCCAAGTAAAGTATCAGAAATAGTATCAGTTTGGAAAAAGGATCTTAGTAAG GTCAATTCAAAAGCTGCTGATTCTTTGGCTGATCCTGAAGAGTACCCTAATTTATTTGAGCATTGGCAGATTGCTTTGGCTGTTGAGTCAAATCTTGCTCCTAACAG GGGTAAGTATCCTCCATCTGAGGAATACTTGAGCTATGTGGAAAAGTCCAATATTAATCTTGTGGAAGCTTTTAGAAGAATGCAAGTTGATGAAGAGAGCACGCCTCTTGAAAACGGTGACTATGGCCATGAG GTGATACAGGAGGATGGGGTAGAGGAGATCCCAGAGGAACCTGTTGAAGTTGATGTAGATGATTCGACTGATAGCTCAGTGCTTGTCAATGGGAATGAGG TGCTAACTCCGCACCAATAG
- the LOC121970167 gene encoding transcription factor NIGTH1-like → MASVPAELSLDYTPNTYSIIQKQIPEQQQQQPANSQKIQEFLVRLEEERNKIEAFKRELPLCMQLLNDAIECYKQQLETTRHAKQGAARPVLEEFIPLKNMNVDGGEEGAVNVTSEKPSWMLSSQLWIQPGDDAAEKQVPLVSAKKLEAEQAIDVSPRLALDAKQRNGGAFLPFSKEKNRGGTRTAAAAPPCALPELALASSEKAVEETKCVEAESGGVNGRRENGGGVEHCKEGGGHPKESQAAPSSPAHRKARRCWSPDLHRRFVNALQILGGSQVATPKQIRELMKVDGLTNDEVKSHLQKYRLHTRRPAPAPQAAATAPQLVVLGGIWVPPEYATSAAAPAIYGAHTGAAHYCATTPVPQEFYSTVAPVPQHYHQLHPQLKLPQPPTYKAREGESPESEASSGERSESMVEEEEEGEGEEEDEETDEREGKAALPAVKAEGKF, encoded by the exons ATGGCTTCAGTACCCGCCGAGCTCAGCCTCGATTATACACCTAACACTTACTCCATCATCCAGAAACAAATCCCAGAACAGCAGCAGCAACAGCCGGCGAACAGCCAAAAGATTCAAGAGTTCCTGGTGCGCCTCGAAGAAGAACGCAACAAGATCGAAGCTTTTAAACGCGAGCTACCTCTGTGTATGCAGCTTCTAAACGATG CAATCGAGTGTTACAAGCAGCAGCTGGAGACGACGCGCCACGCGAAGCAGGGGGCGGCGCGGCCGGTGCTGGAAGAGTTCATACCTCTTAAGAACATGAACGTGGATGGGGGCGAAGAGGGCGCTGTCAATGTGACATCTGAGAAGCCGAGTTGGATGCTGTCGTCCCAGCTCTGGATCCAACCGGGCGACGACGCGGCGGAGAAGCAAGTTCCGCTGGTGTCGGCGAAGAAACTGGAGGCGGAGCAAGCAATCGACGTGAGCCCCAGGCTGGCGCTGGACGCCAAACAGAGGAACGGCGGTGCCTTCCTTCCATTCTCCAAGGAGAAGAACAGAGGCGGGACCAGAACGGCCGCGGCGGCGCCTCCGTGCGCTCTGCCGGAGCTCGCGCTTGCGTCCTCAGAAAAGGCCGTTGAGGAAACGAAGTGCGTCGAGGCGGAAAGCGGTGGTGTCAATGGTAGAAGAGAAAATGGCGGCGGGGTAGAACACTGCAAGGAAGGTGGCGGCCACCCGAAGGAAAGCCAGGCGGCGCCGTCGTCGCCAGCTCATAGGAAAGCAAGGAGATGCTGGTCGCCTGACTTGCACCGGCGCTTTGTCAATGCTCTTCAAATATTGGGAGGCTCTCAAG TGGCGACTCCAAAGCAGATAAGAGAGCTGATGAAGGTTGATGGATTGACCAATGATGAGGTGAAAAGCCACTTGCAG AAATATAGGCTTCACACAAGACGGCCAGCGCCGGCGCCACAGGCGGCGGCCACGGCACCGCAGCTGGTGGTGCTGGGAGGCATATGGGTTCCCCCGGAGTACGCCACGTCGGCGGCCGCTCCCGCCATCTACGGTGCCCATACGGGGGCTGCTCACTACTGTGCCACCACGCCCGTCCCACAAGAGTTCTACTCCACGGTGGCACCGGTGCCGCAGCATTACCACCAGCTGCACCCGCAGCTGAAGCTCCCCCAACCGCCGACGTACAAGGCGAGGGAGGGGGAGTCGCCGGAGTCTGAGGCGAGCAGCGGAGAACGGTCGGAGAGCATggtggaagaggaggaggaaggcgaGGGTGAGGAAGAGGACGAGGAGACCGATGAGCGTGAGGGGAAGGCGGCGCTGCCCGCGGTCAAAGCCGAGGGCAAGTTCTAA